A single window of Nocardioides kongjuensis DNA harbors:
- the rlmB gene encoding 23S rRNA (guanosine(2251)-2'-O)-methyltransferase RlmB has protein sequence MAGNSSRKGAIRKSSKRPQAGSGGQVRRGLAGKGPTPKAVDREYHKAHKIAEAKKRAEAKKGGRGGPRRKSGGDEWIAGRNPVVEALRERVPVTSVYVAEGAERDGRLREVFRLAAEHGIGLLEVSRGELDRLTDGAVHQGLAARIPAYEYAHPDDLLDAADELGQKPLVVMLDSITDPRNLGAIVRSAAGFGAHGVVIPERRAASMTAAAWKTSAGAAARCPVAQTVNLTRQIKAYQEAGCFVIGLAADGDLTLPELTADADLVGGPLVLVVGSEGEGLSRLVAESCDRLMSIPMAGVLESLNAGVAASVALYAVAEARAR, from the coding sequence ATGGCAGGGAACTCGAGCCGCAAGGGCGCGATCCGCAAGTCGAGCAAGAGGCCGCAGGCCGGCTCGGGTGGGCAGGTCCGTCGCGGACTCGCCGGGAAGGGGCCCACCCCGAAGGCCGTCGACCGCGAGTACCACAAGGCGCACAAGATCGCCGAGGCCAAGAAGCGCGCGGAGGCGAAGAAGGGCGGCCGCGGCGGCCCGCGCCGCAAGAGCGGTGGCGACGAGTGGATCGCCGGGCGCAACCCGGTGGTCGAGGCGCTGCGCGAGCGGGTGCCGGTGACCTCGGTCTACGTGGCCGAGGGCGCCGAGCGCGACGGCCGGCTGCGCGAGGTGTTCCGCCTCGCCGCCGAGCACGGGATCGGCCTGCTGGAGGTCAGCCGGGGCGAGCTCGACCGGCTCACCGACGGCGCGGTCCACCAGGGCCTCGCCGCCCGGATCCCGGCCTACGAGTACGCCCACCCCGACGACCTCCTCGACGCCGCCGACGAGCTCGGCCAGAAGCCGCTCGTCGTGATGCTCGACTCGATCACCGACCCGCGCAACCTCGGCGCGATCGTCCGCAGCGCGGCCGGGTTCGGCGCCCACGGCGTCGTCATCCCCGAGCGGCGCGCGGCCTCGATGACCGCTGCCGCGTGGAAGACCTCGGCCGGTGCCGCGGCCCGCTGCCCGGTCGCGCAGACGGTCAACCTGACCCGGCAGATCAAGGCCTACCAGGAGGCCGGCTGCTTCGTCATCGGACTGGCTGCCGACGGCGACCTGACGCTGCCCGAGCTGACCGCGGACGCCGACCTCGTCGGGGGACCGCTCGTCCTGGTCGTCGGCTCCGAGGGCGAGGGCCTGTCCCGCCTGGTCGCGGAGAGCTGCGACCGGCTGATGTCCATCCCGATGGCCGGGGTGCTGGAGTCGCTGAACGCCGGCGTGGCTGCATCGGTGGCGCTGTACGCCGTCGCGGAGGCCCGCGCGCGGTAG
- a CDS encoding metallophosphoesterase → MVVLPARRALKVLAYVGTWLVLSVAIAGAIFLHSERTVEIASHEARLSPNFSGEVVARLGPVLPDLRMPSGSRIGVEVELGKTDAATLEELTSRYAAIASQPEGQIDVAQRTVEAMALAALVQGAVLGGVPLLVWALVGRARRQQLYAALPTRRGLAVSGLAVALTVAAVVPYGWGRTDLPAEHWISLHDFLGPEVPLPDELDGVQVMTDATTAQSRRLIESGISSYDESLKFYSEAADDAAMLDLRKPEEGETVVLLVSDRHDNVGMDKVARAIGEAGGATAVLDAGDDTSTGSRWEAFSLDSLAATFKDLDGRWAVAGNHDHGGFVRSHLEDRGWTYFDDEVIDGPGGSRILGVDDPRSSGLGDWRDQTGLSFGEVADLLAEAACAADEDGDRVNTLLVHDANIAKPALQRGCVDLVVGGHIHVQTGPTAVTAEDGRVGYTYTLGTTGGAAYAIAIGSKLRRPASIGLVTYRDGRPVGIQSITLQPNGRYDVAPWAPLTY, encoded by the coding sequence ATGGTCGTGCTCCCGGCCCGCCGCGCCCTCAAGGTCCTCGCGTACGTCGGGACCTGGCTGGTCCTGTCCGTGGCGATCGCGGGCGCGATCTTCCTGCACAGCGAGCGGACCGTCGAGATCGCCAGCCACGAGGCGCGCCTCAGTCCCAACTTCTCCGGTGAGGTCGTCGCGCGGCTCGGTCCGGTGCTGCCCGACCTGCGGATGCCGTCGGGCTCGCGGATCGGCGTCGAGGTCGAGCTGGGCAAGACCGACGCGGCGACGCTCGAGGAGCTGACGTCGCGCTACGCCGCGATCGCCTCCCAGCCCGAGGGCCAGATCGACGTCGCCCAGCGCACGGTCGAGGCGATGGCGCTCGCCGCACTCGTGCAGGGTGCCGTGCTGGGCGGCGTGCCCCTGCTGGTGTGGGCCCTGGTCGGCCGGGCGCGCCGCCAGCAGCTGTACGCCGCCTTGCCGACCCGTCGCGGGCTCGCCGTGTCGGGGCTTGCTGTCGCGCTCACGGTCGCGGCCGTCGTCCCGTACGGCTGGGGGCGCACCGACCTGCCGGCCGAGCACTGGATCTCGCTGCACGACTTCCTCGGCCCCGAGGTGCCGCTGCCGGACGAGCTGGACGGCGTCCAGGTGATGACGGACGCGACCACCGCCCAGTCCCGGCGGCTGATCGAGAGCGGCATCAGCAGCTATGACGAGAGCCTGAAGTTCTACTCGGAGGCCGCCGACGACGCGGCGATGCTCGACCTGCGCAAGCCCGAGGAGGGGGAGACCGTCGTCCTGCTCGTCTCCGACCGCCACGACAACGTCGGCATGGACAAGGTGGCGCGCGCGATCGGCGAGGCGGGCGGCGCGACGGCGGTGCTCGACGCCGGCGACGACACCTCGACCGGCAGCCGCTGGGAGGCGTTCTCGCTCGACTCGCTCGCCGCCACGTTCAAGGACCTCGACGGCCGGTGGGCGGTCGCGGGCAACCACGACCACGGCGGCTTCGTGCGCAGCCACCTCGAGGACCGCGGCTGGACCTACTTCGACGACGAGGTCATCGACGGCCCCGGCGGCTCGCGGATCCTCGGCGTCGACGACCCGCGCTCCAGCGGTCTCGGCGACTGGCGTGACCAGACCGGCCTGAGCTTCGGCGAGGTCGCCGACCTGCTGGCCGAGGCCGCCTGTGCCGCCGACGAGGACGGCGACCGGGTCAACACCCTCCTCGTCCACGACGCCAACATCGCCAAGCCGGCGCTGCAGCGCGGCTGCGTCGACCTCGTGGTCGGCGGGCACATCCACGTGCAGACCGGCCCCACCGCGGTCACGGCCGAGGACGGCCGGGTGGGGTACACGTACACGCTCGGCACGACCGGCGGTGCGGCGTACGCCATCGCCATCGGCAGCAAGCTGCGTCGACCGGCCAGCATCGGCCTGGTCACCTACCGCGACGGCCGGCCCGTCGGGATCCAGTCGATCACCCTGCAGCCCAACGGTCGCTACGACGTCGCGCCCTGGGCGCCGCTCACCTACTGA
- a CDS encoding LppU/SCO3897 family protein has product MGKSLLLKLGSAGVAIVVMLVIVGVKYFAAEKVTEKVEEAKAPKVGQCLIMTGSSFDADHKEVDCADAEAVYEVVSDKGGCDDAELNYTISVGSVDSGNVADLCLALNAAKGDCFDLGGMSTPATKVACTEGASNTSVVKVVSVGKAGEQCANGAQPLEDKKEKTLVCLGPAA; this is encoded by the coding sequence ATGGGGAAGAGCCTGCTGCTCAAGCTCGGCAGTGCCGGCGTGGCCATCGTCGTGATGCTGGTGATCGTCGGCGTCAAGTACTTCGCGGCCGAGAAGGTCACGGAGAAGGTCGAGGAGGCCAAGGCGCCCAAGGTCGGTCAGTGCCTGATCATGACCGGGTCCAGCTTCGACGCCGACCACAAGGAGGTCGACTGCGCCGACGCCGAGGCGGTCTACGAGGTCGTGAGCGACAAGGGCGGCTGCGACGACGCCGAGCTCAACTACACGATCTCGGTCGGCAGCGTCGACAGCGGCAACGTCGCGGACCTGTGCCTGGCCCTGAACGCCGCGAAGGGCGACTGCTTCGACCTGGGCGGCATGTCCACGCCGGCGACGAAGGTCGCCTGCACCGAGGGCGCGAGCAACACCTCGGTCGTCAAGGTCGTCTCCGTCGGCAAGGCCGGCGAGCAGTGCGCCAACGGCGCGCAGCCGCTGGAGGACAAGAAGGAGAAGACGCTGGTCTGCCTCGGGCCGGCCGCCTGA
- a CDS encoding DoxX family membrane protein — protein MRTTARRLARLLTGTTYVLLGVDALRSPGGRVAAAGPMLATLRGVVPIPDDDTLVVRANGAAQAAGGAAIAAGVLPRTAALGLIGSMVPTTLAGHAFWKVEDPAARKQQQVQLLKNLAMIGGLIQVAIDRDD, from the coding sequence ATGCGCACGACCGCCCGGCGGCTCGCCCGCCTGCTGACCGGAACCACCTACGTCCTGCTCGGCGTCGACGCCCTGCGCTCCCCCGGTGGCCGCGTGGCCGCCGCGGGACCGATGCTGGCGACCCTGCGCGGCGTCGTACCGATCCCCGACGACGACACCCTCGTCGTGCGCGCCAACGGCGCGGCGCAGGCCGCCGGCGGTGCGGCGATCGCGGCCGGCGTCCTGCCGCGCACCGCCGCGCTGGGACTGATCGGCTCGATGGTGCCGACCACCCTCGCCGGTCACGCGTTCTGGAAGGTCGAGGACCCGGCCGCGCGCAAGCAGCAGCAGGTCCAGCTGCTCAAGAACCTCGCCATGATCGGCGGGCTGATCCAGGTCGCGATCGACCGGGATGACTGA
- a CDS encoding DUF5999 family protein: MCDHSPECPAAGDPNCCTAHVTADHSEQGWCRLCNGVILFDDGAYLTPEGRAMSLPRSA; encoded by the coding sequence ATGTGTGACCACTCACCCGAGTGCCCGGCCGCCGGGGACCCCAACTGCTGCACCGCCCACGTGACCGCCGACCACAGCGAGCAGGGCTGGTGCCGGCTCTGCAACGGCGTCATCCTGTTCGACGACGGTGCCTACCTCACGCCCGAGGGAAGGGCGATGTCGCTGCCGCGCTCGGCCTGA